TACCGCAACCTGCTGGCGCACCGCCGGCGCACCCTGCTGCTGGGCGCCGCCATCGCTGGCGTCACGGCCGTGCTCGTCATCCTCATGGGCGTCACCAACGGGATGAAAGCCACCATGCTCGAGTCGGCCACCACGCTGATGAGCGGGCACATCAACGTGGGCGGCTTCTACAAGGTGACGGCGGGCCAGTCCGCGCCGGTGGTCACCAACTACCCGAAGCTCATGGAGGAGCTCCGCAAGCAGGTGCCGGAGCTGGACTACGTGTCCCAGCGTGGCCGTGGCTGGGCCAAGCTCGTCTCGGACACCGGCTCGGTGCAGGTGGGCGTGGGCGGCATGGATGTCGAGGCAGAGCCGGGCTTCCGCAAGGTGGTCCAGCTG
This genomic stretch from Hyalangium gracile harbors:
- a CDS encoding ABC transporter permease; the encoded protein is MSQILLIAYRNLLAHRRRTLLLGAAIAGVTAVLVILMGVTNGMKATMLESATTLMSGHINVGGFYKVTAGQSAPVVTNYPKLMEELRKQVPELDYVSQRGRGWAKLVSDTGSVQVGVGGMDVEAEPGFRKVVQLREGKLDDLSQPGTILIFEEQAKKLEVKVGDTLTLAAPT